The Primulina tabacum isolate GXHZ01 chromosome 7, ASM2559414v2, whole genome shotgun sequence genome includes a window with the following:
- the LOC142550619 gene encoding uncharacterized protein LOC142550619: MAIATIVAATLQGFVNPLANAIQPPPEPQPRGIKYHYESLRRNRVPTFDGNPDPEAPDMSVMEYTSRFNDLGTDVPPIMSDETLKMHRFKKGLNSRIQSALAVFKPNSFADLMGAAMSAETDIKRREEENKNKRPMSSQFTHNGPKFRKPNYSSGPPRGNFNSTGKREGKWCDTCKQYHTGECYRKKGVCFKCGQVGHRIKDFPDNKEKGAGPNKKNENKTNAWVYAITQEEADDTNEVVAGTILLNEMPAYTLFDCGATHSFVSRRFAKKLKLEHDTLSEPLRVATPATWKAIRGGEEIYLAVINEIKEEKVPRLEDIPIVQEFPDVFPEELPGEIPDREVEFEINLVPGAAPISKTPYRMAPAELKELKKQLQELLEKKQIRPNKNEEQVNEEEQEVFWGC; the protein is encoded by the exons atggcaatagctactATCGTAGCTGCAACTTTACAAGGATTCGTGAACCCATTGGCTAATGCCATCCAACCACCACCTGAACCGCAACCGCGTGGGATTAAGTACCATTACGAATCTCTCAGAAggaatcgagttccaactttTGATGGTAACCCAGACCCAGAG GCTCCGGACATGTCAGTAATGGAATACACTTCCCGATTCAACGATCTGGGAACCGATGTCCCACCAATCATGTCGGATGAAACGTTAAAAATGCATCGTTTCAAGAAGGGACTCAACAGTCGAATTCAGTCAGCATTGGCAGTGTTCAAGCCAAACAGCTTTGCAGATTTGATGGGCGCGGCAATGAGCGCAGAAACTGATATCAAGCGTCGTgaggaagaaaacaagaacaaaagaccgATGAGCAGTCAATTTACTCATAATGGTCCCAAGTTTAGGAAACCAAATTATTCGAGTGGGCCTCCAAGAGGAAATTTTAACAGTACTGGCAAAAGGGAGGGGAAGTGGTGCGACACCTGTAAACAGTATCATACCGGAGAATGCTATCGGAAGAAAGGTGTGTGTTTCAAGTGTGGACAAGTGGGTCATAGGATAAAAGATTTTCCAGACAACAAGGAAAAAGGGGCGGGACCaaacaagaaaaatgaaaataagaCCAATGCATGGGTATATGCAATCacccaagaggaagctgatGATACCAATGAAGTGGTGGCAGGTACTATCTTACTCAATGAAATGCCTGCTTATaccttatttgattgtggtgctacacacTCATTCGTGTCTAGAAGGTTTGCTAAGAAGCTTAAACTCGAACATGATACTCTTAGTGAACCATTAAGAGTAGCAACACCGGCAA cctggaaAGCCATAAGAGGAGGAGAAGAAATTTATCTAGCAGTGATCAATGAAATTAAAGAAGAAAAAGTCCCAAGGTTGgaggatattccaattgttcaagaatttccagatgtTTTCCCTGAGGAACTACCGGGAGAGATACCAGATagggaagtagaatttgaaatcaatttggtccctggtgctgcgCCAATATCAAAgacaccataccgaatggctccagccgAATTAAAAGAGCTAAAGAAGCAACTGCAGGAATTACTAGAAAAGAAGCAGATTCGCCCCA ataaaaatgaagagcaAGTAAACGAGGAAGAGCAAGAAGTGTTCTGGGGATGCTGA